A genome region from Microbacterium terricola includes the following:
- a CDS encoding transcriptional regulator, translating into MTEARFDEIVHAPQRLRILAMLDAISGDVEFAALRDALGVADSVVSKHLKVLADADYISVRKAAALGRQRTWIALTTQGSRAYAAHVASLREILGGTPHSAPADALAPADALAPDVVADVRQNGGGSASGTNRTVDGGLSR; encoded by the coding sequence GTGACCGAAGCGCGCTTCGACGAAATCGTGCACGCCCCGCAGCGGCTGCGCATCCTCGCGATGCTCGACGCGATCTCGGGCGATGTCGAGTTCGCCGCCCTGCGGGATGCGCTCGGAGTGGCGGATTCGGTGGTGAGCAAGCACCTCAAAGTGCTGGCGGATGCCGACTACATCTCGGTGCGCAAGGCCGCGGCTCTCGGGCGCCAGCGCACCTGGATCGCGCTGACGACGCAGGGGAGCCGGGCATACGCGGCGCATGTCGCCTCGCTCAGGGAGATCCTGGGTGGGACGCCGCACTCGGCCCCGGCGGATGCGCTCGCGCCCGCGGATGCGCTCGCGCCCGACGTCGTCGCGGACGTGCGTCAGAACGGCGGGGGATCGGCGTCCGGGACGAACCGGACCGTGGACGGCGGTCTGTCGAGGTAG
- a CDS encoding ECF transporter S component, producing MTSSQTSARADASAPAPRTVSRLRWRVIDIVVASVLGVASGLVFVLWNIASNPISAPLSALLPGLQALVGGGWLFAGVLTALVIRKPGAALYGELIAAVVSALVGNQWGILTIESGIVQGLGAEIVFAIFLYRRWNLPVAILAGAVSGLALAINDLILWYPGSAAPFIAIYTVSAIVSGAILAGVLPWFVVRWIAATGALSRFAAGREARVRDAR from the coding sequence ATGACCTCCTCCCAGACCTCCGCGCGCGCCGACGCCTCGGCACCCGCACCTCGTACCGTCAGCCGGCTGCGCTGGCGCGTCATCGACATCGTCGTCGCCAGTGTTCTGGGCGTGGCCTCCGGCCTCGTCTTCGTCCTCTGGAACATCGCGTCCAACCCGATCAGCGCTCCCCTGAGCGCGCTGCTCCCTGGTCTGCAGGCGCTCGTCGGCGGCGGCTGGCTCTTCGCCGGGGTGCTCACCGCACTCGTGATCCGCAAGCCTGGTGCGGCTCTCTACGGCGAGCTGATCGCCGCGGTGGTCTCCGCCCTGGTCGGAAACCAGTGGGGCATCCTGACGATCGAGTCGGGCATCGTGCAGGGGCTCGGCGCGGAGATCGTCTTCGCGATCTTCCTCTACCGCCGCTGGAACCTGCCGGTGGCGATCCTCGCGGGCGCCGTCTCCGGCCTCGCGCTCGCGATCAACGACCTCATCCTCTGGTACCCCGGCTCCGCCGCACCCTTCATCGCCATCTACACGGTCTCCGCGATCGTGTCCGGCGCGATCCTCGCCGGAGTGCTGCCCTGGTTCGTCGTCCGCTGGATCGCCGCCACCGGCGCGCTCAGCCGCTTCGCGGCGGGTCGCGAAGCGCGCGTCCGCGACGCGCGCTGA
- a CDS encoding ATP-dependent DNA ligase has translation MLLAELVDAVSAVAATSSRLAKTAALADVLRRLSPEEIAPAIGLLTAQPRQGRIGVGWRTVAATAVTHRAAPELTVGAVDAALDGLAATAGAGSAAARRADLDAFAARATAGEWDFLTRVLTGELRSGALEGVLLDAVAKASDRPAAAVRRAAMLTGDLGETAVIALTGTAADLDAVGLVVGRAVAPMLASTAATPAAALAITGKASVEYKLDGARIQVHRAGDDVRVFTRNLADVTHRLPEIVEVVRALPAASVILDGETLSLDEAGAPRPFQDTMARFGAEVARDIALRPWFFDILHVDGRDLIDEPLSVRRDVLERVAGPWRVPATVTDDDAVADAFSRAALADGHEGIVVKGLDEPYAAGRRGKSWVKVKPVLTFDLVVLAVEPGSGRRTGLLSNLHLGARDATGEFGGGFVMVGKTFKGLTDALLQWQTSHFPTIETGRTAYALHVEPVTVVEIAIDGVQRSSRYPGGIALRFARVKAYRPDKGPHEADTIQALRALLRG, from the coding sequence ATGCTGCTGGCCGAGCTCGTCGACGCCGTCTCCGCTGTCGCGGCCACCTCGTCGCGACTGGCCAAGACCGCGGCGCTTGCTGACGTGCTGCGACGCCTGTCGCCCGAAGAGATCGCCCCGGCCATCGGACTCCTCACCGCGCAGCCGCGCCAGGGGAGGATCGGCGTCGGCTGGCGCACCGTCGCCGCCACCGCCGTCACCCACCGTGCGGCACCCGAGCTGACGGTCGGCGCCGTCGACGCCGCGCTCGACGGACTGGCGGCCACCGCGGGAGCGGGTTCGGCGGCCGCCCGCCGCGCCGACCTCGACGCGTTCGCCGCGCGGGCGACGGCGGGGGAGTGGGACTTCCTCACCAGGGTGCTCACCGGCGAGCTGCGCAGCGGTGCGCTCGAGGGCGTCCTCCTGGACGCCGTGGCTAAAGCATCCGATCGCCCCGCTGCCGCCGTCCGCCGCGCGGCGATGCTCACCGGCGATCTGGGCGAGACGGCGGTGATCGCCCTCACCGGAACCGCCGCTGACCTCGACGCCGTCGGCCTCGTAGTCGGCCGCGCCGTCGCACCGATGCTCGCCTCGACGGCCGCGACGCCGGCCGCGGCGCTCGCGATCACGGGGAAGGCCTCGGTCGAGTACAAGCTCGACGGCGCGCGCATCCAGGTGCATCGCGCGGGCGACGACGTCCGTGTGTTCACCCGCAACCTCGCCGACGTGACGCACCGGCTGCCGGAGATCGTCGAGGTCGTGCGCGCTCTGCCGGCCGCATCCGTCATCCTCGACGGCGAGACGCTCTCGCTCGACGAAGCCGGAGCCCCGCGCCCCTTCCAAGACACGATGGCGAGATTCGGAGCCGAGGTCGCCCGCGACATCGCGCTCCGGCCGTGGTTCTTCGACATCCTCCACGTCGACGGTCGCGACCTCATCGACGAGCCGCTGTCGGTGCGGCGCGACGTGCTCGAGCGGGTCGCCGGGCCGTGGCGTGTCCCGGCGACGGTGACCGATGATGACGCCGTGGCCGACGCGTTCTCCCGGGCCGCCCTCGCAGACGGGCACGAGGGCATCGTCGTGAAGGGGCTCGATGAGCCGTACGCCGCAGGGCGCCGGGGCAAGAGCTGGGTGAAGGTCAAGCCCGTCCTCACCTTCGACCTGGTCGTCCTGGCCGTCGAACCGGGCTCCGGCCGTCGCACGGGCCTGCTCTCGAACCTGCACCTGGGCGCGCGGGACGCGACGGGCGAGTTCGGCGGCGGCTTCGTCATGGTGGGCAAGACCTTCAAGGGGCTCACCGATGCGCTGCTGCAGTGGCAGACCTCGCACTTCCCGACGATCGAGACGGGCCGCACGGCCTATGCGCTGCACGTCGAACCCGTCACCGTCGTCGAGATCGCGATCGACGGCGTGCAGCGATCGAGCCGCTACCCGGGTGGCATCGCGCTGCGCTTCGCCCGCGTCAAGGCCTACCGGCCCGACAAGGGCCCGCACGAGGCCGACACGATCCAGGCGCTGCGGGCGCTCCTGCGGGGCTGA
- a CDS encoding sulfurtransferase, with product MTQVFVSAAELRTELDGPTPPTVFDATLILRRPRFDGDFTATSGRPRWATAHLPGSRHVAIDTDFSVPHVTHDHHPEPQQIADRLADLGVGPHDRVVAYDTAGGLWAARLWYLLDGIDVDVRVLDGGLAAWRDAGGAVVESDEPPAAAPAERWTAHARRPAWIDRDEVLGALPTANLVCGLSRASFAGAEPTRYTRRGHIPGSANVPARELFDEAGLVRTPAAVRAAFTAAGVDLDREVLLYCGGGISATANALALRHAGVSDVRVYDGSLEEWSADPSLPLVLTAEVSAVVG from the coding sequence GTGACGCAGGTCTTCGTGAGCGCTGCCGAGCTCCGCACCGAGCTCGACGGGCCGACGCCGCCGACCGTGTTCGACGCCACCCTGATCCTGCGTCGACCGCGATTCGACGGGGACTTCACCGCGACGAGCGGCCGCCCCCGGTGGGCGACGGCACACCTCCCTGGGTCACGGCACGTCGCGATCGACACCGACTTCTCGGTGCCGCACGTCACCCACGACCACCACCCGGAGCCGCAGCAGATCGCCGACCGGCTGGCCGACCTCGGCGTCGGACCCCACGACCGGGTCGTCGCCTACGACACGGCCGGCGGCCTGTGGGCAGCGCGGCTCTGGTACCTGCTCGACGGCATCGACGTCGACGTGCGCGTGCTCGACGGTGGACTGGCTGCATGGCGGGATGCGGGCGGAGCCGTCGTCGAGTCGGACGAGCCGCCGGCGGCGGCCCCGGCCGAACGCTGGACCGCGCATGCGCGCCGCCCGGCCTGGATCGACCGCGACGAGGTGCTCGGCGCCCTGCCGACCGCGAACCTCGTGTGCGGACTGAGCCGGGCGTCGTTCGCCGGCGCGGAGCCCACCAGGTACACCCGCCGCGGGCATATCCCCGGGAGCGCGAACGTGCCTGCTCGCGAGCTCTTCGATGAGGCCGGGCTCGTGCGGACCCCCGCCGCCGTCCGTGCGGCTTTCACCGCTGCGGGGGTCGACCTCGACCGTGAGGTGCTGCTGTACTGCGGCGGCGGCATCTCCGCCACCGCGAACGCGCTCGCGCTGCGCCACGCCGGCGTGTCGGACGTGCGCGTCTATGACGGCTCACTCGAGGAGTGGAGCGCCGACCCGTCGCTGCCCCTCGTCCTGACCGCCGAGGTCAGCGCCGTCGTCGGCTGA
- a CDS encoding energy-coupling factor transporter transmembrane component T family protein, whose product MTVALVDVTRANPVARMLAALLIAVALVFSVDWVSALTALVLETVVLLASGISLRRFLRRSLPVVIAAALTGLTILLYGQVSGEVHVQFLLITVSDGSIALAAATFLRVLAIGLPSILLFLDIDPTDLADGLAQILRLPARFVLGALAGFRLIGLLQEDWQYLGYARRARGVADTGRVRRGAGQAFALLVFAVRRGSKLATAMEARGFGAFPTRTWARESTLTASDVGLIVIGGAIGLTSIAVAVMTGNWSFIGAR is encoded by the coding sequence ATGACCGTCGCACTCGTGGACGTCACCCGCGCCAACCCGGTCGCACGGATGCTGGCCGCCCTGCTCATCGCGGTCGCCCTGGTCTTCAGCGTCGACTGGGTCTCCGCGCTGACCGCCCTCGTGCTCGAGACGGTCGTGCTGCTGGCCTCCGGCATCTCGCTGCGGAGGTTCCTGCGGCGCAGCCTTCCCGTGGTGATCGCCGCGGCACTGACCGGCTTGACGATCCTCCTCTACGGGCAGGTGAGCGGCGAGGTGCACGTGCAGTTCCTGCTCATCACCGTCAGCGACGGGTCGATCGCCCTCGCCGCCGCGACCTTCCTGCGGGTGCTCGCCATCGGCCTGCCGTCGATCCTGCTGTTCCTCGACATCGACCCGACCGATCTGGCGGACGGACTCGCGCAGATCCTGCGGCTGCCCGCGCGGTTCGTGCTCGGAGCGCTGGCCGGCTTCCGCCTGATCGGGCTGCTGCAGGAGGACTGGCAGTACCTCGGCTATGCCCGCCGCGCCCGCGGTGTCGCCGACACCGGCCGCGTGCGCCGCGGAGCAGGGCAGGCGTTCGCGCTGCTCGTCTTCGCCGTGCGGCGCGGGTCCAAGCTCGCCACGGCGATGGAGGCGCGCGGGTTCGGCGCGTTCCCCACCCGCACCTGGGCCAGGGAATCCACTCTGACCGCCTCGGACGTGGGCCTCATCGTGATCGGCGGCGCCATCGGGCTGACCTCGATCGCGGTCGCGGTCATGACCGGAAACTGGAGCTTCATCGGTGCTCGCTGA
- a CDS encoding GntR family transcriptional regulator produces the protein MDRTPVHAQLRADLVDGRFGADEPLVEVALAALYGVSRTPVREALNRLEQEGLIVRSLRGFRIRSGTPEDVIEIYDVRIALERAAAEAAAVVRTDLHLAELDQLQRQSRAAGGDAVLSRRLHSRFHEVLWQASQNATLQSMLAGLIARLRIFDRETQHRDDRADSLGEHDLILAALRDRDPDAAGAAISAHLRRTKQERLDTFALRRIGSR, from the coding sequence ATGGATCGAACGCCTGTGCATGCCCAGCTGCGCGCCGACCTGGTCGACGGACGCTTCGGCGCCGACGAGCCGCTCGTCGAGGTCGCCCTGGCCGCGCTCTACGGCGTGTCGCGGACGCCCGTGCGGGAGGCGCTCAACCGCCTGGAGCAGGAGGGGCTCATCGTCCGGTCGCTGCGGGGCTTCCGCATCCGATCGGGCACCCCCGAAGACGTGATCGAGATCTACGACGTGCGGATCGCCCTCGAGCGGGCGGCGGCCGAGGCGGCGGCCGTCGTGCGCACCGACCTGCATCTCGCTGAGCTCGACCAGCTTCAGCGCCAGTCGCGAGCCGCCGGTGGAGACGCTGTGCTCTCGCGTCGCCTGCACTCCCGGTTCCACGAGGTGCTGTGGCAGGCGTCGCAGAACGCGACGCTGCAGTCGATGCTCGCGGGGCTCATCGCGCGGCTGCGCATCTTCGACCGCGAGACGCAGCATCGCGACGATCGTGCCGACTCCCTGGGGGAGCACGACCTGATCCTTGCGGCCCTGCGCGATCGCGATCCGGACGCAGCGGGCGCTGCCATCTCCGCGCATCTCCGCCGCACCAAGCAGGAGCGCCTGGACACCTTCGCTCTGCGGCGGATCGGCTCGCGCTGA
- a CDS encoding ABC transporter substrate-binding protein, which produces MSTRLTLALEYFHPWPNAAGFYVAREQGWYRDAGIELEIRTVDPGIGDTLEHIVTGRADLGVFPTNRLLVRRELGQDLRAVAAINQRGLETVRTLQSSGIRSLADLEGRRIALNPTPRGVAIVRELVARAGGDPDRVELVDAGARELTADDLAAGHADATFGSYWSWDILLSERADRPERVWRVDDELGIRYHSYLLGGALDRLDAGLVAAFVDATRRGFERAGQQRDEAAEVFAAVTPYFPDDVIRRSIELVAPTWFDGGQWGGIRSAAMGEYADWLASHGILARPDEWTRALAPGAVRVDEEAAA; this is translated from the coding sequence ATGAGCACCCGCCTGACCCTCGCGCTGGAGTACTTCCACCCGTGGCCCAACGCGGCGGGCTTCTACGTCGCCCGCGAGCAGGGCTGGTATCGCGACGCCGGCATCGAGCTCGAGATCCGCACCGTCGACCCGGGCATCGGCGACACCCTCGAGCACATCGTCACCGGCCGCGCCGACCTCGGCGTGTTCCCGACGAACCGGCTGCTCGTGCGACGCGAGCTCGGGCAGGACCTCCGCGCCGTCGCCGCGATCAACCAGCGTGGGCTCGAGACCGTCCGCACACTTCAGTCCTCCGGCATCCGCTCCCTCGCCGACCTCGAGGGGCGCCGGATCGCGCTCAACCCGACGCCGCGCGGCGTCGCGATCGTCCGCGAGCTGGTCGCCCGCGCGGGCGGGGATCCCGATCGGGTCGAGCTGGTCGACGCCGGTGCCCGCGAGCTCACGGCGGACGATCTGGCGGCGGGCCATGCGGATGCGACCTTCGGCTCGTACTGGTCGTGGGACATCCTGCTCAGCGAGCGGGCCGACCGGCCCGAGCGGGTGTGGCGGGTCGACGACGAGCTCGGCATCCGCTACCACAGCTACCTGCTCGGCGGCGCACTCGACCGCCTGGACGCGGGCCTCGTGGCCGCCTTCGTCGACGCGACCCGGCGCGGCTTTGAGCGCGCCGGGCAGCAGCGGGACGAGGCCGCGGAGGTGTTCGCCGCGGTGACGCCGTACTTCCCCGACGACGTGATCCGACGCTCGATCGAGCTCGTGGCTCCGACGTGGTTCGACGGCGGACAGTGGGGCGGCATCCGTTCGGCCGCGATGGGCGAGTACGCCGACTGGCTCGCGTCGCACGGCATCCTGGCCCGGCCGGACGAGTGGACACGTGCGCTCGCGCCCGGCGCCGTTCGCGTCGACGAAGAGGCCGCGGCGTGA
- a CDS encoding ABC transporter ATP-binding protein, with product MTSGTPEHAVGAAVRADGWGWRHAGRDGWAVAGLDLRIEPGERVLLLGSSGAGKSTLLHGIAGLLGDQDDGEEQGSLTVDGARPAERRDRIGVVLQDPDSQVILSRVGDDVAFGMENLKVPRDGIWARVHAALERVGLAIPRDHETSALSGGQKQRLALAGVIAMEPGLILLDEPTANLDPVGVREVRDAVAAVAAHTGATLVVIEHRTSVWLPVVDRAIVFGRSGRIVADGPAADVIDRERAELLEAGVWVPHAPLPELSRTRCADQSVVLTASALAVGYPSAAHLPPTFDFTIRRGRTTVVTGPNGAGKSTLALTLGGLLPAAAGALTAEPQLAPDPGRTSPIEWKSRELLTRIGSVFQDPEHQFLAASVRDELAIGPRALKYDETRIAEITGDLLRRLRLDHLAGANPYTLSGGEKRRLSVATVLATAPAVIILDEPTFGQDRRTWEELVRLVADIVDAGTAVVAVTHDEEFADLLADDRIELPAWADDAKAGVS from the coding sequence ATGACGTCAGGCACCCCCGAGCACGCCGTCGGCGCGGCAGTCCGCGCCGACGGCTGGGGCTGGCGCCACGCCGGCCGAGACGGCTGGGCCGTCGCCGGTCTCGACCTGCGCATCGAGCCGGGTGAGCGCGTGCTGCTGCTCGGTTCGTCGGGTGCAGGCAAGTCGACCCTGCTGCACGGGATCGCCGGCCTGCTGGGCGACCAGGACGACGGCGAGGAGCAGGGTTCGCTCACCGTCGACGGCGCCAGGCCCGCCGAGCGCCGCGACCGCATCGGCGTGGTGCTGCAGGACCCCGACTCGCAGGTGATCCTCTCCCGCGTCGGGGACGACGTGGCGTTCGGCATGGAGAACCTGAAGGTACCCCGCGACGGGATCTGGGCGCGCGTGCACGCCGCCCTCGAACGCGTCGGCCTCGCGATCCCCCGCGACCACGAGACCTCCGCACTGTCGGGCGGGCAGAAGCAGCGTCTCGCCCTGGCGGGTGTGATCGCGATGGAACCCGGGCTGATCCTGCTCGACGAACCGACCGCGAATCTCGACCCGGTCGGCGTGCGCGAGGTCCGCGACGCCGTCGCCGCGGTCGCCGCCCACACCGGCGCCACGCTGGTCGTGATCGAGCACCGCACGTCCGTGTGGCTGCCGGTCGTCGATCGGGCGATCGTGTTCGGCCGCAGCGGCCGGATCGTCGCCGACGGGCCCGCTGCGGACGTCATCGACCGTGAGCGCGCCGAGCTCCTCGAGGCGGGCGTGTGGGTCCCGCACGCCCCGCTCCCGGAGCTCAGCCGGACGCGCTGCGCCGACCAGAGTGTCGTGCTGACAGCATCCGCTCTCGCCGTCGGGTATCCGTCGGCGGCCCATCTGCCCCCCACGTTCGACTTCACGATCCGCCGTGGCCGCACCACCGTCGTCACCGGCCCGAACGGCGCGGGCAAGTCGACGCTCGCGCTCACGCTCGGCGGGCTCCTCCCTGCGGCCGCCGGCGCGCTGACCGCCGAGCCCCAGCTCGCCCCCGATCCGGGCCGCACCTCGCCGATCGAGTGGAAGTCGCGCGAGCTGCTCACCCGCATCGGCAGCGTCTTCCAGGACCCGGAGCACCAGTTCCTCGCCGCGAGCGTGCGCGACGAACTCGCGATCGGACCACGTGCGCTCAAGTACGACGAGACCCGGATCGCCGAGATCACCGGCGACCTGCTGCGGCGGCTGCGCCTCGACCATCTCGCTGGGGCGAACCCCTACACGCTGTCCGGCGGCGAGAAGCGCCGGCTCTCGGTCGCGACGGTGCTCGCGACCGCGCCCGCGGTGATCATCCTGGACGAGCCCACGTTCGGACAGGACCGTCGCACGTGGGAGGAGCTCGTCCGCCTCGTCGCCGACATCGTCGATGCCGGCACGGCGGTCGTCGCCGTCACCCACGACGAGGAGTTCGCCGATCTGCTCGCCGACGACCGCATCGAGCTGCCCGCGTGGGCCGATGACGCGAAGGCGGGCGTCTCATGA
- a CDS encoding ATP-binding protein gives MLADLLSRFDRARTLLVDGRSGAGKSSLARAVAAARPEARLIRLDDIYPGWDGLHWASDHIRTSVLEPRERGERARWRSWDWAADRPGVWHEVDDAAPLIVEGIGTLTARSRRTADLAVWVEAPDADRKRRALARDGELYAPHWDRWAAQEEHFIMVERPRAAADYIARAVDGDFELTPTGETA, from the coding sequence GTGCTCGCTGATCTGCTGAGCCGGTTCGACCGCGCCAGGACCCTGCTCGTCGACGGGCGCTCCGGCGCAGGCAAGTCGAGCCTGGCCAGGGCGGTCGCCGCCGCGCGCCCCGAGGCCCGGCTCATCCGGCTCGACGACATCTACCCCGGCTGGGACGGACTGCATTGGGCGAGCGACCACATCCGCACCTCCGTGCTGGAGCCTCGCGAGCGCGGCGAGCGCGCGCGGTGGCGGTCATGGGACTGGGCCGCCGACCGCCCCGGGGTCTGGCACGAGGTCGACGACGCCGCGCCCCTCATCGTCGAGGGCATCGGCACGCTCACCGCCCGGTCGCGCCGCACCGCCGACCTGGCCGTGTGGGTCGAGGCGCCCGACGCCGACCGCAAGCGACGCGCCCTGGCACGCGACGGCGAGCTCTACGCACCGCACTGGGACCGCTGGGCCGCGCAGGAGGAGCACTTCATCATGGTCGAGCGCCCGCGCGCCGCCGCCGACTACATCGCTCGCGCCGTCGACGGCGACTTCGAGCTCACCCCGACAGGAGAGACCGCATGA
- a CDS encoding LLM class flavin-dependent oxidoreductase yields the protein MTRIGAIFSPHPHAPEELRDAALAAQESGIDELWLWEDCFQQSAFAAASAVLAWTETLHVGIGISPMPLRNVALTAMEITTMEHLFPGRLLPGVGHGVLPWMEQVGARVASPLTLMREYVPALRALLAGEEVSVQGRYVTLDRVRLDRPPTTAPLVYAAAEGPKTLLTSGAVADGVVLDSRHTAEEVATAVAAVQRGRSEAGRSGKPDVIAYVMAAFGADAVARATTEFEVFGGQPGQPPADAAQRVAAGDIDAVTAAASRFAAAGVDSVVLLPTADSDLREFYAAAGEVARRVRA from the coding sequence ATGACCCGCATCGGCGCGATCTTCAGCCCGCACCCGCACGCCCCCGAGGAGCTGCGCGACGCCGCCCTCGCCGCCCAGGAGAGCGGGATCGACGAACTGTGGCTCTGGGAGGACTGCTTCCAGCAGTCCGCGTTCGCCGCCGCGTCCGCCGTGCTCGCGTGGACCGAGACTCTGCACGTCGGCATCGGCATCTCGCCCATGCCGCTGCGCAATGTCGCCCTGACGGCGATGGAGATCACCACGATGGAGCACCTGTTCCCCGGGCGCCTGCTGCCGGGCGTCGGTCACGGCGTGCTGCCGTGGATGGAGCAGGTGGGTGCCCGCGTCGCCTCGCCGCTCACCCTCATGCGCGAGTACGTCCCCGCGCTGCGTGCGCTGCTCGCCGGCGAGGAGGTGTCGGTGCAGGGGCGCTACGTCACGCTCGACCGGGTGCGCCTCGACCGGCCGCCGACGACGGCCCCGCTCGTCTATGCCGCGGCCGAGGGGCCGAAGACGCTCCTGACCAGCGGCGCGGTGGCCGACGGAGTGGTTCTCGACAGCCGCCACACCGCGGAAGAGGTGGCGACCGCTGTTGCGGCGGTGCAGCGCGGCCGGTCCGAGGCCGGTCGCTCCGGCAAGCCCGACGTGATCGCTTACGTCATGGCGGCGTTTGGAGCGGATGCGGTCGCCCGCGCGACGACGGAGTTCGAGGTGTTCGGCGGCCAGCCGGGTCAACCGCCCGCCGACGCCGCGCAGCGGGTGGCGGCCGGCGACATCGACGCCGTGACGGCCGCGGCGTCGCGGTTCGCCGCGGCCGGAGTCGATTCGGTCGTGCTGCTGCCCACCGCCGACTCCGATCTGCGCGAGTTCTACGCGGCCGCCGGCGAAGTCGCCCGGCGGGTGCGCGCGTGA
- a CDS encoding HNH endonuclease signature motif containing protein, with translation MGGHRPDAVDLDVWRRELDALTADAVHAHSAVAAAQAEETRVLARAVDLIAQREAQRHALGRRDFGTALAAREVAAELAAALRISDQTMQSRIGDAGNLVFRLPTTWAALATGQIDAAQAAVIRDTGSTIADDETRAVFEARMLEIAQTESAGRMREPARTLAATMDPATAADRARQAQGRRGVRLLDLDDGLARLQIDHDATLVHAIYDRVTQLAHAVRDAAGESDENASLPSAGRLEEGTAPAGTGDASIAAVVTAPAKDRESTDEPVDLRGLDEMRADVAADLLLAGAPTAHGDPAAMGAIRGHVQITVPALSLAGVERRPAVLAGYGPISIDVARRLAASAPGWDRVLTDPFTGLPIAVDRYRPSAELKRFLHARDERCRFPGCRRRARRTDIDHTIDAALGGETSECNLACFCRRHHTLKHATEWRVRQLGAGVLEWTGPTGRSYLDRPPSTVRFVPDADPPPF, from the coding sequence ATGGGCGGACACCGACCAGACGCGGTCGACCTCGACGTGTGGCGCCGCGAGCTGGATGCGCTCACCGCCGATGCGGTCCACGCCCACTCGGCTGTCGCCGCGGCGCAGGCCGAGGAGACCCGCGTCCTGGCGCGGGCGGTGGATCTCATCGCACAGCGCGAAGCGCAGCGACACGCCCTCGGCCGTCGCGATTTCGGCACCGCGCTGGCTGCGCGCGAGGTCGCCGCCGAACTGGCCGCGGCGCTGCGCATCAGCGACCAGACCATGCAGTCGCGCATCGGCGACGCCGGCAATCTCGTTTTCCGCCTCCCGACGACCTGGGCGGCGCTCGCCACCGGGCAGATCGACGCGGCACAGGCCGCCGTCATCCGCGACACCGGCTCGACGATCGCCGACGACGAGACGCGGGCCGTCTTCGAAGCCCGGATGCTCGAGATCGCCCAGACCGAGAGCGCGGGTCGCATGCGCGAGCCCGCGCGCACGCTCGCCGCCACGATGGATCCTGCGACGGCCGCCGATCGCGCGCGGCAGGCGCAGGGCCGGCGAGGCGTGCGGCTGCTCGATCTCGACGACGGCCTGGCCCGGCTGCAGATCGATCACGATGCGACGCTCGTCCACGCGATCTACGACCGCGTCACCCAGCTCGCCCATGCGGTGCGCGACGCTGCCGGCGAGTCCGACGAGAATGCGTCGTTGCCATCCGCCGGCCGACTCGAGGAGGGGACAGCACCCGCCGGCACGGGGGATGCGTCGATCGCGGCCGTCGTGACGGCACCCGCCAAAGACCGCGAGTCCACCGACGAGCCCGTCGATCTGCGCGGCCTCGACGAGATGCGGGCCGATGTCGCGGCCGATCTGCTGCTCGCTGGCGCACCGACCGCCCACGGCGACCCAGCGGCGATGGGTGCGATCCGCGGCCACGTCCAGATCACGGTGCCCGCCCTCTCGCTCGCCGGCGTCGAGCGCCGGCCGGCCGTGCTCGCGGGATACGGTCCCATCTCGATCGACGTCGCCCGTCGGCTGGCCGCAAGCGCTCCCGGTTGGGACCGCGTCCTGACCGATCCGTTCACGGGGCTCCCGATAGCCGTCGACCGCTACCGGCCCAGCGCAGAGCTGAAGCGATTCCTGCATGCGCGCGACGAGCGCTGCCGCTTTCCCGGCTGCCGGCGCCGCGCCCGTCGCACCGACATCGACCACACCATCGACGCGGCGCTCGGCGGCGAGACCAGTGAGTGCAATCTTGCGTGCTTCTGCCGTCGCCACCACACCCTGAAGCACGCGACCGAGTGGCGGGTGCGCCAGCTCGGTGCCGGGGTGCTCGAGTGGACCGGGCCGACCGGGCGGAGCTACCTCGACAGACCGCCGTCCACGGTCCGGTTCGTCCCGGACGCCGATCCCCCGCCGTTCTGA
- a CDS encoding DoxX family protein, with amino-acid sequence MQTIARWALAALLLVAGASHLTWGRRGYRIVVPDWAVRTSKLDKDAIVVASGAVEIMLGAATLVLPRDRRTVGALIAAFFVAVFPGNVHQWRTKRSAPMLDTDTKRLVRLFLQPVLVVWALWSTRGEVSRRRR; translated from the coding sequence GTGCAGACGATCGCCCGGTGGGCGCTGGCCGCCCTGCTGCTCGTCGCCGGCGCCTCGCATCTCACGTGGGGGCGCCGTGGCTACCGGATCGTCGTGCCCGACTGGGCCGTGCGCACGTCGAAGCTCGACAAGGACGCCATCGTGGTCGCCTCCGGCGCCGTGGAGATCATGCTCGGCGCGGCGACGCTGGTGCTGCCGCGCGACCGCCGCACGGTCGGCGCGCTGATCGCCGCCTTCTTCGTGGCCGTGTTCCCCGGGAACGTCCACCAGTGGCGGACGAAGCGCTCCGCCCCGATGCTCGACACCGACACGAAGCGCCTCGTGCGCCTCTTCCTGCAGCCGGTGCTGGTCGTCTGGGCGCTGTGGAGCACGCGTGGCGAGGTCAGCCGACGACGGCGCTGA